The Mucilaginibacter gracilis genomic interval GCTGGTACTGGAGCTTGCTCCTGTTGCTGTTGCCGCATCAGATAACACAACCAATGTGGGCTGGGTAAGGGGAAAACCTACACCGGAAGCGCTGGCCGTATAAGTATTGGCCTTCTGTGCTTCATAACCCACTGCCGCCGTTACGTAAAAGTCTTTAATTCCCGGAATATCATAACGATAATCCAACTGGTTCCGGGTTAACAGCGTGTAGTTCCGGGTATTCGTTTCGGTGGCCTGTCCGTTTGAGCTTGACCCATCACCCAGTACGGGATTTAGAAATGTAGAGGCCTGAGTAGCTTCGTAATCTGCGCTTACGTAGCTGCTGAATTTTAATTGATCCCAGATATTCCAGTTTAAGGTGGTATTAAAAAGTATCCTGGTCTCTGAGGTGCCGTGATTATCATGTGCGGCTATCCATAGTGGGTTGTAATGTGCGGGGAAACCGATGTTGCTGCTGCTGCTGGATGCAATGCTGCCATCCGGATTGTAAGCCAATTGGAAAGGACGCAATATCTCTGAGGCGAATACCGGATTTGCCCATGAACCCACATCGCCCACAGGCGTATTCTGGTAATTGTTGGAAATGTTTATGCCGGTTGTAAAACCAATGCGCTTGCTGATCTTTTGGTCAATGTTAAACAAACTGGTGATGCGTTTCAGGTCAGAATTTAAGGTTGTAGCTTGCTGGGTGAAATATCCCGCCGATGCGAAGATCTTGGTATTTTCGTTGCCTCCTCTGACGGAAACATTATATTGCTGCTGACTTCCATCTTTGTGGGTGATCTTCTGCCAGTCATTACTTTGCCCGCTGTTCAACCCATAATTGGTTGCCAAGGCAGCCACCTGCGCAGGGGTATTACCTGCATTGGTTACGCCCTCGATGAACAAGGTGGCAAATTGGTCCGCATTCAAAGGCTGGCCAGCTGCGGGTAAAGGGATGTTGATGGTACGTCCGGCTTCTGTGCTAAAGTCAACTTGTGTTTTTCCGGCTTTCCCTTTTTTGGTATTGATCACGATCACACCATTTGATCCGCGGGACCCATAAATGGCAGTGGCAGACGCATCTTTCAACACCGTTACACTTTCGATATCATCCTGGTTGATGCCATTCAAAACACTATTGGGATTACTGAGGATCATCCCGTCAATCACATAGAGCGGATTCGAATTTAGGGCTGTTGATCCTACACCGCGTAGTTGAACCGATGGAGTAGCCCCGGGCTGAGCATTAGTTAAGGTTATATTCAAACCCGCCACTTCGCCCTGCAATGCAGCAAGAGGCGAAGAAAAAGGCTTATTTTCATTTTCTGCTCCGTTTATTGTAGTAGCCGAACCTGTGTAAGATTTCTTGGTTTGGGTGGTGTAGCCGTCTGTGATCACCACTTCGTTCAGCTGGTTAAGCTTTTGTTTCAGTAAAATTTTAATAGGGCTGCCGCTTGCCTGAATTTCCTGCCGCTCATATCCTATAAAAGTAATAATGAGCGTATAGGGAAATTTCTGACCGGTGACAAAATTAAAGCGGCCTTCCGCATTTGTAGATACGGAATGCGTGGTGCCGGAGATGCTAATCACTGCGCCAGGTAATGGCTCTTTCGTGTTTACATCCAGCACCTGGCCCTCCAACTTGGAGTTGATGGTAGCCGGAAGTTCTGTTTGGGCTGTTACCATGAGCGGCGAGACACACAGGAGCAATAAAAGTAAAAGGTACAGATTTTTTTTACGGATAAATATTTCCATATTTAACGAGGTTTTAAATAATGTTAATTCATTGTTTGAGACTGGAATGGAGATCAGGGAGTGATTTGCCGTTACTAAACTGATCTTTCATTTGCGTGACCGGCGAGGCTTCCTTGCCGGTTTCTTTGTTTTTGTTCTTATTATGTTGGTATCATCTGTTTTAAATTGAATAGTGCATAACTGATTGATGAGGCATTTTGAATGCCCTTAAATCTTGTATCCGAAAAGATTGGAAGGAATTAGTTACAACAACATGGCATGATGCAAGCTTTGGGCGCGATTAGCATCATTTTAGATTTTAGCAAAACATTGGTTGTTTTCATAATTCGGTGGCAAACATAGTATTAATTTATTACCCTACAAAATCTATAGACTTTATATTGTATTGTGATACAAATGTTACATAAGTGTGGTGATTGAGTGATGAGGTCATAAATTCCCGATTTGGTCAATCAAAGGAGCTGAAAAGGTTTGCGAAACGAGAACGAAGATCTGGCAGATCTATCATGTCCCCTTAAAAAAACTGGCTCCTAAACCAACTGCGTTATTAGAGGTTACTACAGGAAGGCTAACGATAGTAGCGAGATGAGCTATTCCGATTTCAGCATCAGATCTTCTCTTTCCATGACATCGGCGATACTAGTTTCCGAAAGCACTTTGACTGTGACATCACGCAACTCTATAAATTTAGACCTGATGCCACAGGTCGCTTCGTTGATGCATTCCTCACAGCGGTGGTAATAATTTAAGCTGGCGCATGGTACCATCGCGATCGGGCCGTCGGTGATCCGCATGATATCCACTAAGATGATCTGGCTGGGCTCTTTATTTAAAGCATAACCGCCGCCAGCTCCCTTTTTGCTGTAGACAAAACCGTTATTTCTTAACTCCAGTAATATCTGTTCCAGGAATTTTTTGGGAATGGTTTCCATTTCAGCGATCTGTTTGATCTGCATGGGCGGCTGGTCGCGGTTCCTGCCCAATAAAATGAGCGCTTTGATGGCGTATTTGGTTTTTTTGGATAGCATCGGATCAAAAGCAAAGTAACGAATTCTTTCGGTACTGCTAAAATGACATTCATCACCTCCAATAAAACTTTATAAGATCATTTATACAAAACGCTACGCAAACGGCGAAATATTCAAGAGTTAGGCCAATGGATGCCACTCAGTATAAAGGATTTGCAGTATTTTTGTCTTGCCCCACAGGGCACTCCACCGATAAAGACATCCGGATGTATTCGTCGACTAAGAATTAAAATCAACACTTTTCATCACCACATAATCCAGGCATTTTAATTGCCCGGAATTTCTTTAGTTTAGTCAATTAGATCATATTCGATTTTGAATCATAAATATCTTAACAAAGTGTCCGGTCATCTGATCCGGGGAATCGGGCAGTGGGATTTTGTTGCCCTGGTCGTCAACATCACGATCGGAGCAGGCATTTTAGGTTTGCCGTCCAAGCTATTTGCGCTCATGGGAATCTACAGCTTGGCAGCCATTATCTGTTGTGCCGTATTGGTGCTGCTCTTGATCCTTTGTTTCGCAGAGGTAGGCAGCCGCTTTAGCGGAACAGGCGGCCCTTATCTTTACACCTTAAGTACCTTGGGTCCCCTAACTGGTTTTATAGCAGGGTGGCTGTTATGGCTCTCGCGTCTTTTTAGCTTTGCTTCTGTTTGCAACCTGTTTGTCGATTACTCGGCTAACATTTGGCCACCCGTGGCAAATCCCATTTGGCGGATACCGTTAATTTCCCTCATTACCTTAACATTGGCTGGCCTTAATTATCGCGGTATACGCCCGGCAACCCTGGTCAATAACAGTATTACCGTCATCAAACTACTCCTGTTGACAGGGTTTGTCATTGTCGGTCTGTGTTATGTTCATCCCGCAAATTTCCAGGTCGTCAAACCGTTTAATCCGTCTGTGTTGCTATCTTCGGTTTTATTACTCGTTTTTGCGTTTTCCGGCTTTGACGTAGCATCTGTACCCGCGGGTGAGGTAATCGCGCCGCAAAGAACAGTACCCCGAAGCTTGCTGATAGCCATAGCTATGGTATCGCTTTTATACGTCGGCATTCAGTATGTTTGTATCGGTACCTTACCGGGCTTGTCACAGTCAAGCAAGCCCATTGCCGATTCCGCCAGGCTGTTTATAGGGCCCACCGGAAGCCTGGTGATTACCATTGGCGCTTTGATCACCATGCTGGGTACCTTAAATGTACTAATGCTGACGAGTTCCCGGCTGCTGTTTGCCATGGCCGAGCAAAAACAACTGCCAGGGCGATTAAGCTTTATCAATCAAAGGTTCCATACGCCATCTGTTGCCATCGTGGTCACGGTAATCGTCATCTTAGTGCTAACGATCAGCGGAAATTTCATCAATAACTTAACTATCAGCGCCATTATCCGCTTGTTTACGTTCGTTACCACTTGCCTGGCCTTACCACTAATTAGGCTAAAAGAAAAAGACAGAGCTCCTTTCAGCGTGCGTGGGGGCGTTTTTATCGCTGCAATAGCTATTTTGGTTTGTTTGCTTTTGGCTGTTAATATCGGTAGAGAAGAAGCGATCAATGCATTTATTTTAACTTTGGTGGGCATTGTTCTGTATTTTCTTTGTAAATATACCGGCGTAAATAAAGCGTAATTAAAAATAATGGATCAGGAACTTAAACAGGTAACAATAAGAACACCAGAACGTATCGCTGAGATATCCTGGTTTGACGATCTGTGCGGTGGCGATACCCAGTTTTTAAGTGTGCTGGACAATGAGCGCAGGAGTGACTTTAAACATTGTGCAGATATTACTTTGCTGGCTGAACAGTTAGGGTACAGTAATATTCTGTTACCAACTTCCTACACTGTGGGCCAGGATGTCATGACCTTCGCAGCAGGCATAGCACCGCAAACCAGCAGGATCAACCTACTCATAGCGATTCGTTGCGGCGAAATCCACCCACCAATGCTGGCCAGGGCATTAGCCTCCCTGGATCATATGTTACAAGGCAGATTGACAATCAACATTATTAATTCGGATTTGCCGGGATACCGGGAGGATGCTGATTTCAGGTACCAGCGATGCGCAGAAACCATCGAAATATTGAAACAAGCCTGGACCAAGGACCGTATTCAGCATCAGGGGAAACTTTATGAATTCGACCTCCCTGCTGACCCATCGAAATCTTACCAGCAAAATGGCGGTCCCTTGCTTTACTTCGGAGGCGCATCACAGGGCGCAAGAGATGTTTGTGCCAGGTATTGCGATCTGTTTTTGATGTGGCCTGAAACAGAGGCTATGCTGCATGAAAACATGCAAGATGTCAGCGCAAGGGCGGCAAGCTATGGCCGAAAGGTTGACTTCGGCCTGCGGGTGCATGTCATCGTTCGGGAGACGGAAGCGGAGGCCAGGTCATACGCCAAAAAGCTGATGTCCAAATTCGACCCGGTGAAAGGCGCAGAGATCAAAAGCCGTGCGCAGGATTCCTGGTCTTTGGGTGTGAAAAGACAAACTCAGGTGCGCGAGTTGGCAGATGAAGAAGGCTACGCTGAACCCTACCTCTGGACTGATATTGGCAAAGCCAGGTCAGGAGCGGGTGGCTGTTTAGTAGGAAATCCTGAGCAGATACTGGAAAAGCTAAACCGGTATATGGATATGGGCATGCGTTCCTTTATCTTATCGGGTTACCCATTGCTGGATGAAGCCAAATATTTTGCGGATCTCGTACTTCCGCATTTACCGAATGTGTCCATGCCCAAGGTACAAAAACGCATTCCTGATCGTGAACCCGTTACCCCGCTTACAACCGCGCCTTTACGTTAAGCACCCTCTGATTTAAAGCAGCAGTTGGCCTCCCATTACGATAACTGACGACCCGCTTATCCAGATACCGTCATCAGAAACATTTACCCGTATAGTTGAGGGATGGTCAACATAAACACCTTGCAAAATCCGGTAATCCCGGTTTCGGTCAATAAAACCAAGCTGATGAAGATAGCCGGCAAGCGGGCCTGCGGCTGTTCCTGTTGCAGGGTCTTCATCAATACCGATACCTGGATTAAAAAACCTTGTTTCAGCAAGCACATCTTCGAACAGACCGTTGGTTGTAAAAAGGTAGCAGCCTTCAAAACCGAAACTTGAGGACGCACTCTTCAACAGGTCTTTGTTTGATCGCGCACCTTTTAAAGCCGCTAAATTTCGGACGGGCACCATCAAGTGAGCGACTTCTGTTTTGACGATGTTGATCCCCCATCCGTTTAAGTCAAATTCTTCGGCGCTTAACCCTGTTGCTGCTGCGATGACCTCTGCGGGCACCGAACCGATAACTTGCGCAGACGCCTGCTTCATTCCCACGTAGGGAATGCCATTTTCTTCAGTTATTATGAGCGGGACTTTAATATCTTTCATGATCACCGATTGGGTATCATGCTGACCGTTAAAGATATCCCATTTCTTTATCAGTGCGAGGCAAACAGCACCTAATAAATTGTGGCCAGCGCCGATAATTTCAAACCCGGCTGGTGTAAACGATCTGACCGTAAATGGCTTTTCGTTTTCCCCATAATTGACAAAGGATGTCTCAGAATAGCCGAATTCCCTGGCGATGTCCTGGTACTGCTTCAGGCTCAGTTCACGGTCGGCCTGAACGACGGCAAGCTGGTTACCTTGATAACGCTGATCGGTGAACACGTCCAATACATAGTAATTCAATAATTCCATTTCATTATTTTTAATGTTCTGTAGTTGTCAAAACTAGTCACTACTGTTTAATTTTCTTCGTGGGTTAACCAAAGGTAACCGGTTACCTTTGGTTAACTATCCTATATTTGACTATGAAAAATGCTGAAAAGAAAGACGCAACCTGCGAGCAGGAATTAACTGCTATCCGTGACAGCCTGGAAGTTTTAGGCGGAAAGTGGAAACTGAGGATTATGCGCCATCTCAATAACCACATCAATGAGAACAATACATTCAAGAAAATGCAACGCGAAATTGAGGGTATTTCCGCAAAGATGCTTTCCAAAGAATTGCAGGAACTGGAGATCAATCTTCTGGTAACGCGGACGGTGATGGACACCAGACCGGTGACCGTGTGTTATGCCATCACAGAATATGGAATGAGCGTTTTCCCCGTAACTGAAAGCCTGGTAGAATGGGGGTTAAATCACAGGGAGCAGATCAAATGATCTCATCATATGAACCGAGCTTAAAACGCATCACCATCATACGGAATATGGACGCGTTTCCCAAGCCCGGCTTTGCTCATTTCTTCCTTCAAGACCCCACGGCTTAACAAGCAATGATTTACACTTTCCAAATGTACGGCAACCACCCTCACATGCGGAAATGCACTGCATAGGCTGACAATATCCGGTACGTCCATGGTGATCGGGTCGCCCGTAAGAAACCTTGCCGCCCCTGAATTGACAATAACCAGGCTCGGATGATGTTCCGCTATAGCCTCTTCCACCTCAGAACACCATACCGTATCACCAGCTATGTAGATCACCTCTGCTTTATGTTGTAATACGAACCCAGATACTTGGCCCATTTGCCTGCCGATCTCCCCGGTGCCATGTTGGCCCCGAGTTCTGCTAATCGTTATTCCCTTAAACGTCGCTGTGTTATCGATTGCTTGCACCTGCGTAAACCCCTGGCTCCTGATGGTCTCATCGTCCCCTGGTTGGCAGAAAACCGGTGTATCTTTCCGGACCAAGGCCTGGGCCTCCGCATCCCAATGATCGCGATGGGTATGCGTAACAATTACGGCATCGATCTCATCCAAGATCAGGTTAAGGTTAAAAGTGCTAACCGGAAGTTCCATAGTCGGTATCCTTGACTGGTTATGCGCGTTAGCAACCGGGCTCATGGAACCCATCGCCGATAGCATCGGATCGATTAGCAGTTTGGTTCCGCCGATCCTGATCAACAAGGTCGCATGTCTTAACAGCCTGTACTCATTTTCCTGCTGGTAAGAAATCGTATTTAAGGTCATAAAAATAAAAACGGAAGAGGCAGAATTCCGGGCGTTAAAGCCTGCTAAGAACCGCCGCTTGATTAACAAATACCGATAGCGCGAATATCCAGCACACTATGGGAACAGTTTGTTATTTACTGTCTGATTTTGCCGCAGCGCTCGATTGATAGATTTGCTGTAATTTTTCGGTTAATTTATCGCCGGTCAGATTTTTCGCAATGATCTTTCCATTCGGATCGAGCAGGAAGTTTTGTGGTATAGCCCTTACGCCATAAAGTACGGCTACATCATTCTTCCAGTATTTTAAGTCGGATACCTGCGCCCAGTTCAGTTTATCATCTTCAACAGCTTTGATCCAGGCATCACGTTTGCTATCCAGCGAAACACCCAATATCGTGAAGTTTTTATCTTTATATTGCTCAAATGCTTTGACCACATGCGGATTTTCCCTTCTACATGGCCCGCACCACGATGCCCAAAAATCGATCAGCACATATTTGCCTTTAAATGAGTCCAACGTGATGGCATTGCCATCTTTATCATTCTGCGCGAACACAGGGGCTTTGGCACCCAAGGCCGTTAGTTTCCAACTTTGTAAGAGTTTGCCATATTCAACGCCGGATTTACTGCTTTTTACATCTGCCGTTAGTTTGTTATATAAAGGCTCAACTTCGCTGGCCTCGGGAAAATACCCTCCGAAAGTTTTGAGCGCATCTAAACTAATGATCGTATTGGAATGTGTTTTAATAAATGACGCCAGGACAATTTTTTGGTTTTGCTCAATGGCATCGGTCTTTTTATCGTATTCTTTTTCAGCCTGCTCATTCTGCTGTTCTTTCGGCAAAGAACGGTAGGTCAGTGTCGCCGCCCTTAATTGATTCGTGTAAGGCAATAGCGCCTGTGTGAGTTCCTGGTTAGCTTTATTTAAAGAACCGGCATTGATGCGGGCGTGTGAAACAGAATCGGTCGCCTCAACAGCGATGTTTCCATTTTCCAGGTAAAGTACGATGGCGTCGGCCTTCCTTAATTTTCGCAGGTTTTCGCCATCTTGAGAGATGATCAGGTTGGCTTTTAGCGGATCATCCAACTTACCGCTAAAACTAAAATTTCCCTGAGTTATTGTTGCTGAATCGGTGGTATTGCCCAAATCGGTGCGGTAGGTCAGGTAAGCTTTAGCGGGGGCGTCCAGTGTTCCAACACGTCCGTGGATTTGATAATTTACCTGTTGTGCCAAAAGTATTGTGGGTAACAATATAAGGGCTGTTGTCAATTGTTTTTTCATATGTTTTAGTTTATTGCAGCTATTAAGCTGCCTGTAAATTATATACTGCGACCAAAATATCTGTTAGCTGGTCGATCTCTACGGGTGTATTGAATTTGCTGAAGGAAAACCGGATTGTTTCGTAACCCACCTGTATCCCTATAGCTTCGAGAACATGTGAGGTCTTACCGCCCGAAACAGCTATACCTGATCTGTCCAGGTAATCCGTTAATCCGGAGTATGAGCGGGTGGATGGGAAGTTGACACTCAATATCGTTTCTAAACTTTGATCTTTATCCGTAGGGTTGCCGTTAAAGCGTATGTCTGATATACGGTTTTGAAGCTGTGAAAGCAACTTGCTCTTTAGTTCCCATATGTATTCTTGGTCCTCAGCAAGTTTGCCATGCGCTACCTCAAGAGCTTTCGCCATGCCGGCGATACCCGCGATGTTAACATTTCCGTGTTCCCCGCCTTTAACGAGCTGTGCAGCCCGAAGCCCCTTCCGTATAAAAATAAATCCAATACCCTGAGGCCCATGAAACTTATGACCTGATCCGGTTAAATAATGAACCTTCAACCGGGTAAGATTGAAGTTATAGCGCCCTATGGTTTGAGCAGCATCAGTATGGAACAACGCACCATACTTTTCACTCAAGGCAGCAATCCTGGCGATATCATATCGGGTCCCTATCTCATTATTGGTATGCATGATGGTGATTAGGCTTCGTGGTTTGGTTTTCAATATAAGTTCCAGCCCATCCAGATCAAGATTACCGGAACTGTCATTGCGAACATAACTGACCCGTATAATTCCTTCTTTTTCGAGATCCTTTAAAGTGCACAAGACCGCCTGGTGTTCTAATTGTGTAGTGACCACATGCCTGATACCTTCATGCTTCACAGCGGAAAGGATGGCAATATTATCCGCTTCGGTAGCCCCGGAAGTAAAAATAATCTCCTCAGGCGATGCCTTCAGCAAGCGAGCTACAGTTTTTTTACTAAAATCAATAATCGCTAATGCATCACGTCCCTGCTGATGATGCGAAAACGGGCTTCCGTAGTTATTTAGCAAAAGTGGTGTCATGGCACCAAGAACTAAAGGGTCCAGTTGTGTGGCGGCTGCATTATCTAAATAGATATTCATATCAATATGTAATCAAGCAAACTATTTGATTCCCTATTCTTAGAAGCGCCATTTTCTTAGCACTTAATGGTAAAGGTGTGCTTTGTTAACTTATCTTTCCCGGTGCATTACTCCAGGGAGGAATTAGCACCTTTTATCAGCGGAACGCTGTAGAGGTTGCCAAGACGTCAAAGGGCCTTTCCCTCGGTCTTTCTGGATAAGTATCAAAGAACTCTGACTTAACTTTACTTAAACATCACAAATGTATATTAATTCCATAGACTTTATAGAATTAAATTTATTTTTTTATGTTTGTCGCTATTAACCATTTAAATTAAAAAACATGTCAAAATTTGCAGATCTTAAATCAACTGTAGCAGACATCGAATCTGATGTAACAAAATTTTATGAGAACGGTAACAAAGCCGCAGGAACGCGCGTGCGCAACGGTCTTCAGGCTATCAAAAAACTTGCCCAGGAAATCAGGCTCGAAGTTGCGGAACTGAAGACAAAGCCTAAAGGAGGTTTATAATTGACCTGTAGATACTTCATGAAAATCTCAAATAAATATTTATTTCTCGCTTGCAGTTTTATTGCAGGAACATCTGTAGCGCAGAGCCAGTTTATCCCGGAAGGCAAATGGCGCGGCGTTTTTCACCAACCTAACGACACCGACGTACCCTTTAATTTCGAGGTCAAGGGTAAATCCGCTGCGACAGCCAAAATTTACTTGCTGAACGGCGGTGAGCGCTTTGAAACCGGAGGTATCACGCAAAAGGGAGATTCATTGTTTGTGGCCTTCGACCAGTTCGATAATGAATTTGCATTGAAGATCGGCGACAAAAAACTGGACGGCGTTTTACGAAAGAAAGATCATTCCGGCAGAATAACACCCGTAGAAGCTAACTATGGTATCAGCTACCGCTTTGCCGATAACGGCGAAAAACCGGCAGGCGATATTTCCGGAAAATATGATGTCCTTTTTAAAGGCAGGAATGGAACAGACGAAAAAAAGGTAGGTGTGTTCAAACAGGATGGCAATAAGTTATTTGCTACCTTTTTAAGCATTACCGGCGATTCGCGTTACCTGGAAGGTGTGGTGCAAGGCAATAAATTCTACCTCTCTGCTTTTATTGGTAGTGGCGCAGCTTACTACACCGGTACATTCGATGCTGCCGGGAGCCTAACGGGTACGGCCAGCGGCCAGCCTTTTAATGCGACGAAAAATGCCGCTGCCGCTTTACCTGATCCTTATAAATTGACCTACCTGAAAGATGGTTATCAAACCTTCGACTTTACGCTACCTGATGCTGACGGTAACAAGGTATCGCTGAAGGATGCTCAATTTAAAAACAAAGTCGTGATCCTGACCATCGGCGGTACCTGGTGCCCTAACTGTATGGACGAAGCTACTTTTGTTGCCCCCTGGTATAAGAAAAACCATCAACGCGGCGTAGAGGTGATCGGTGTACAGTTTGAACGTAAAACTGATCCGGCCTATGTCAAAAATGCAATGGAAAACTTTAAAAAACGTTTCGGTATTGCTTATACAGAAGTGTTTGGCGGGCTCGCTGATAAGAAAGCGGTGGCGGAATCCTTCCCGGCGCTCAATACTTTTTTGTCCTTTCCAACGATCATATTTATTGATAGAAAGGGAAATGTAGACAAAATCTACACAGGTTTTACAGGACCGGCAACAGGTGTTTATTATGAGCAGTTCATTAAAGAGTTTAACGATGAGGTTGACCATTTGATCAAAGGTTAACGGAAGATACTGGCGGCCAGATGAGTATCTGATTTGTTACTTAATGTGAATGTCAGTTTTGCTTCAACTATTTTATCTATAGAATCGATAGAATATATTTGTCCCAAATCGAAAAGCTATGCAACCATTTGTAATATCACATGAACACCCGGACTGGTTTAAGCCTTTGTTCACTGAATTGGAAAAACGAGATATACCTTACCAGACGGTAAACCCTGCGCAGCATTTTTTTGCTATCGAGGGAGCCAAACCCGAGTTCGACCTGTTCTTTAACCGGATGAGCCCTTCTGCTTATCTGCGGGATGGTATTCAGGGCACCTTTTATACCTTGAACTATCTTAAATTCCTGGAGAATCACGGTGTAAGGGTAATCAATGGTTACAAGGCCTTTACTTATGAAACCTCAAAAGCTTTACAACTCTTGTTATTGGAACAATTGGGTATCAAATATCCTAAGTCGCGTGTTGTGAACCATGTGTCGCAGGTAGAAGCTGCGACGGAGGGCCTCCGCTTTCCCATCGTAATTAAGGCCAATATCGGCGGTAGCGGTGCAGGTATCGAAAAATTCGATTCTATTGCCGAAGTACGTGAAGCGGTTAAAGAAAACCGTGTTGATTTTGGAATTGACCACACCGCTTTGGTGCAGGAGTTTATTCCGGCACGGGGCGGTTATATCACGCGCGTAGAAACATTAGGTGGTAAATATCTATATGCCATTAGGGTCTATACCAATGGCGAAAGCTTTAATCTATGCCCGGCGGATATTTGCCAGACAACAACCGGACAAGAACTGGTTAGAAACGCGTGTGCCTTGGATGCTCCGAAGAACGGCTTG includes:
- a CDS encoding APC family permease, coding for MNHKYLNKVSGHLIRGIGQWDFVALVVNITIGAGILGLPSKLFALMGIYSLAAIICCAVLVLLLILCFAEVGSRFSGTGGPYLYTLSTLGPLTGFIAGWLLWLSRLFSFASVCNLFVDYSANIWPPVANPIWRIPLISLITLTLAGLNYRGIRPATLVNNSITVIKLLLLTGFVIVGLCYVHPANFQVVKPFNPSVLLSSVLLLVFAFSGFDVASVPAGEVIAPQRTVPRSLLIAIAMVSLLYVGIQYVCIGTLPGLSQSSKPIADSARLFIGPTGSLVITIGALITMLGTLNVLMLTSSRLLFAMAEQKQLPGRLSFINQRFHTPSVAIVVTVIVILVLTISGNFINNLTISAIIRLFTFVTTCLALPLIRLKEKDRAPFSVRGGVFIAAIAILVCLLLAVNIGREEAINAFILTLVGIVLYFLCKYTGVNKA
- a CDS encoding LLM class flavin-dependent oxidoreductase; amino-acid sequence: MDQELKQVTIRTPERIAEISWFDDLCGGDTQFLSVLDNERRSDFKHCADITLLAEQLGYSNILLPTSYTVGQDVMTFAAGIAPQTSRINLLIAIRCGEIHPPMLARALASLDHMLQGRLTINIINSDLPGYREDADFRYQRCAETIEILKQAWTKDRIQHQGKLYEFDLPADPSKSYQQNGGPLLYFGGASQGARDVCARYCDLFLMWPETEAMLHENMQDVSARAASYGRKVDFGLRVHVIVRETEAEARSYAKKLMSKFDPVKGAEIKSRAQDSWSLGVKRQTQVRELADEEGYAEPYLWTDIGKARSGAGGCLVGNPEQILEKLNRYMDMGMRSFILSGYPLLDEAKYFADLVLPHLPNVSMPKVQKRIPDREPVTPLTTAPLR
- a CDS encoding RrF2 family transcriptional regulator; protein product: MLSKKTKYAIKALILLGRNRDQPPMQIKQIAEMETIPKKFLEQILLELRNNGFVYSKKGAGGGYALNKEPSQIILVDIMRITDGPIAMVPCASLNYYHRCEECINEATCGIRSKFIELRDVTVKVLSETSIADVMEREDLMLKSE
- a CDS encoding winged helix-turn-helix transcriptional regulator yields the protein MKNAEKKDATCEQELTAIRDSLEVLGGKWKLRIMRHLNNHINENNTFKKMQREIEGISAKMLSKELQELEINLLVTRTVMDTRPVTVCYAITEYGMSVFPVTESLVEWGLNHREQIK
- a CDS encoding MBL fold metallo-hydrolase translates to MTLNTISYQQENEYRLLRHATLLIRIGGTKLLIDPMLSAMGSMSPVANAHNQSRIPTMELPVSTFNLNLILDEIDAVIVTHTHRDHWDAEAQALVRKDTPVFCQPGDDETIRSQGFTQVQAIDNTATFKGITISRTRGQHGTGEIGRQMGQVSGFVLQHKAEVIYIAGDTVWCSEVEEAIAEHHPSLVIVNSGAARFLTGDPITMDVPDIVSLCSAFPHVRVVAVHLESVNHCLLSRGVLKEEMSKAGLGKRVHIPYDGDAF
- a CDS encoding SusC/RagA family TonB-linked outer membrane protein produces the protein MEIFIRKKNLYLLLLLLLCVSPLMVTAQTELPATINSKLEGQVLDVNTKEPLPGAVISISGTTHSVSTNAEGRFNFVTGQKFPYTLIITFIGYERQEIQASGSPIKILLKQKLNQLNEVVITDGYTTQTKKSYTGSATTINGAENENKPFSSPLAALQGEVAGLNITLTNAQPGATPSVQLRGVGSTALNSNPLYVIDGMILSNPNSVLNGINQDDIESVTVLKDASATAIYGSRGSNGVIVINTKKGKAGKTQVDFSTEAGRTINIPLPAAGQPLNADQFATLFIEGVTNAGNTPAQVAALATNYGLNSGQSNDWQKITHKDGSQQQYNVSVRGGNENTKIFASAGYFTQQATTLNSDLKRITSLFNIDQKISKRIGFTTGINISNNYQNTPVGDVGSWANPVFASEILRPFQLAYNPDGSIASSSSSNIGFPAHYNPLWIAAHDNHGTSETRILFNTTLNWNIWDQLKFSSYVSADYEATQASTFLNPVLGDGSSSNGQATETNTRNYTLLTRNQLDYRYDIPGIKDFYVTAAVGYEAQKANTYTASASGVGFPLTQPTLVVLSDAATATGASSSTSNITFNSIYARLSSNYKNLFSISGSFRRDGSSVFGANNPYGNFWSVGGAWNIDGNDFFKDQRIFSSAKLRLSYGKTGNAQGIGAYSAQPLSSYGSNYTTGNGQNYNTVGNPDLTWESAKKFDIGADIGFFKDRLLFTVDYYRDIIDGLIQSVPISGTTGFNTVPYANIGAMQNTGYELSIKGTAVQTQAFSWISSFNIAVNKNKITQLANGAGANGDYYFQVGYDYHTYYTPLWAGVNPADGTALWYTDDTQTKTTTNYGSAAKEPYKTATPKFFGGFNNTFNYRGITLAVDFYYNFGNYTKDYWSTRFYDGSYYTFNKYQREFTNRWTTPGQITDVPKYIAGGGTQSSSSAYSSRFIYNASFIRLKNATLGYDLKKLNVLKNVTGVSKVYIYARGTNLWTRTYDDRLPYDPETGAVTIPAFRTYTLGLNVGF
- a CDS encoding PhzF family phenazine biosynthesis protein produces the protein MELLNYYVLDVFTDQRYQGNQLAVVQADRELSLKQYQDIAREFGYSETSFVNYGENEKPFTVRSFTPAGFEIIGAGHNLLGAVCLALIKKWDIFNGQHDTQSVIMKDIKVPLIITEENGIPYVGMKQASAQVIGSVPAEVIAAATGLSAEEFDLNGWGINIVKTEVAHLMVPVRNLAALKGARSNKDLLKSASSSFGFEGCYLFTTNGLFEDVLAETRFFNPGIGIDEDPATGTAAGPLAGYLHQLGFIDRNRDYRILQGVYVDHPSTIRVNVSDDGIWISGSSVIVMGGQLLL